In one Shewanella loihica PV-4 genomic region, the following are encoded:
- a CDS encoding cytochrome b codes for MFKNTQSRYGLVSIGLHWLTAIAVLTLFALGVWMVELTYYSAWYKRAPDLHKSIGVLLMVLTLCRLLWRWLNPAPKSLPGHQRWEKLAAGLVHRLLYLMLLGILISGYLISTADGRAIGVFSLIELPSLGLLFEGQADIAGKVHQYLAYGFIALVTLHGLGALKHHFIDKDASLKRMLNIKETQ; via the coding sequence GTGTTTAAAAATACCCAGAGCCGCTACGGCTTGGTGAGCATAGGCCTGCATTGGCTGACAGCGATTGCCGTATTAACGCTGTTCGCCCTGGGCGTGTGGATGGTCGAGCTGACCTATTACAGCGCCTGGTATAAGCGAGCGCCGGATCTGCATAAGAGCATAGGCGTGCTGCTGATGGTGTTAACCCTGTGCCGTCTGCTGTGGCGTTGGTTAAACCCGGCGCCTAAGTCGCTCCCCGGACATCAAAGGTGGGAGAAGCTGGCTGCGGGCCTGGTGCATCGTCTGCTGTATCTGATGCTGCTTGGCATCTTGATCTCTGGCTATCTTATCTCGACCGCCGACGGCAGGGCCATTGGCGTTTTCTCACTCATCGAGCTGCCAAGCCTGGGACTATTGTTTGAGGGGCAGGCGGATATAGCCGGCAAAGTACACCAATATCTGGCCTATGGCTTTATCGCATTGGTAACTCTGCATGGGCTTGGGGCACTTAAACACCACTTTATCGACAAAGACGCAAGCTTGAAACGCATGTTAAACATTAAGGAGACACAATGA